Proteins encoded within one genomic window of Mycolicibacterium monacense:
- the mbtG gene encoding NADPH-dependent L-lysine N(6)-monooxygenase MbtG, with product MTATLAVIGAGPKAVAVAAKAAELRNMGVDAPDVVVVERAGVGANWTAAGGWTDGQHRLGTSPEKDIGFPYRSALLPRRNAELDDRMTRHSWQAYLVATSQFAEWIDRGRPAPNHHRWAAYLRWVADAIGMNVVHGEVERISVGDRGWELRTPESTVAADAVMITGPGQAERTLLPGHPRVMSIADFWRRTAGHELIVAERVAMIGGGETAASMLNELFRHRVSTITVISPQVTLFTRGEGFFENTLFSDPTGWTSLTLAERRDAMFRTDRGVFSARVQEALLADDRIRHLRGRVAHAVPRDGRIRLTLHTDRAGERVETVHGFDLVIDGQGADALWFLPLLGQDARDLLELGLGGPLTGELLQESIGHDLAVGGVTPKLFLPGLAGLNQGPGFPNLSCLGLMSDRILGADLGANAAMTNRRSIEHQPIR from the coding sequence ATGACCGCGACGCTGGCGGTGATCGGTGCCGGCCCGAAGGCCGTCGCCGTTGCCGCGAAGGCCGCCGAACTGCGCAACATGGGCGTCGACGCACCGGATGTGGTGGTCGTCGAACGCGCCGGGGTGGGCGCGAACTGGACCGCCGCAGGCGGCTGGACCGACGGGCAGCACCGGTTGGGGACCAGCCCGGAGAAGGACATCGGCTTCCCCTACCGCTCAGCGCTGCTGCCGCGGCGCAACGCCGAACTCGACGACCGGATGACGCGGCACAGCTGGCAGGCCTACCTGGTGGCCACCTCGCAGTTCGCCGAGTGGATCGACCGCGGCAGGCCGGCGCCGAACCACCACCGATGGGCGGCCTACCTGCGCTGGGTCGCCGACGCCATCGGGATGAACGTGGTGCACGGCGAAGTGGAACGCATCTCGGTCGGTGACCGCGGCTGGGAGCTGCGCACCCCCGAGTCGACCGTCGCCGCCGACGCGGTGATGATCACCGGACCCGGTCAGGCCGAACGGACACTGCTGCCGGGCCATCCGCGGGTGATGTCGATTGCCGACTTCTGGCGGCGCACCGCCGGGCACGAGCTGATCGTCGCCGAACGCGTGGCGATGATCGGCGGCGGCGAGACCGCCGCGTCGATGCTCAACGAGCTTTTCCGGCACCGGGTTTCGACGATCACGGTGATCTCACCTCAGGTCACGCTGTTCACCCGGGGTGAGGGTTTCTTCGAGAACACGTTGTTCTCCGACCCCACCGGCTGGACCAGTCTGACGCTCGCCGAACGCCGCGACGCCATGTTCCGCACCGACCGCGGCGTGTTCTCCGCCCGTGTGCAGGAGGCCCTGCTGGCCGACGACCGCATCCGGCACCTGCGCGGGCGCGTCGCCCACGCGGTGCCCCGTGACGGGCGGATCCGGTTGACACTGCACACCGACCGGGCCGGGGAACGTGTGGAGACCGTGCACGGTTTCGACCTGGTGATCGACGGTCAGGGTGCCGACGCGTTGTGGTTCCTGCCGCTGCTCGGCCAGGATGCGCGCGATCTGCTCGAACTCGGCCTCGGCGGGCCACTGACCGGCGAGCTGCTGCAGGAGTCGATCGGCCACGATCTCGCGGTCGGTGGCGTGACCCCGAAGCTGTTCCTGCCCGGGCTCGCCGGTCTCAACCAGGGACCCGGATTTCCCAACCTCAGCTGCCTCGGCCTGATGTCCGATCGCATCCTCGGCGCGGACCTCGGGGCGAACGCAGCCATGACGAACAGGAGAAGCATTGAGCACCAACCCATTCGATGA
- a CDS encoding MbtH family protein produces MSTNPFDDENGRFYVLVNDEEQHSLWPTFADVPAGWRVVFGEATRAECLAYVEQNWTDLRPRSLREAMASE; encoded by the coding sequence TTGAGCACCAACCCATTCGATGACGAGAACGGCCGCTTCTACGTCCTGGTGAACGACGAGGAGCAGCACAGCCTGTGGCCGACGTTCGCCGACGTGCCCGCGGGGTGGCGCGTGGTCTTCGGAGAGGCCACCCGCGCGGAGTGCCTGGCCTACGTCGAGCAGAACTGGACGGATCTGCGGCCCCGCAGCCTGCGTGAGGCGATGGCCTCGGAGTAG
- a CDS encoding type II toxin-antitoxin system VapB family antitoxin, whose translation MIFKGVRDGKPYPEHGLSYREWSRIPPRQIRLDEIVTTTTVLALDRLLSEDSTFYGDLFPHAVRWQGVIYLEDGLHRAVRSALRNRTVLHARLYDMDVPYSQQI comes from the coding sequence ATGATCTTCAAGGGTGTCCGCGACGGGAAGCCTTATCCCGAGCACGGTCTCAGCTATCGCGAGTGGTCGCGTATCCCGCCCCGCCAGATCCGGCTCGACGAGATCGTGACGACCACGACCGTGCTGGCGCTGGACCGGTTGCTCTCCGAGGATTCGACCTTCTACGGCGACCTGTTCCCCCACGCGGTCCGCTGGCAGGGCGTCATCTATCTCGAGGACGGTCTGCACCGTGCGGTGCGTTCCGCGCTGCGGAACCGCACGGTGCTGCACGCCCGGTTGTACGACATGGACGTGCCCTACTCCCAGCAGATCTAG
- the hrcA gene encoding heat-inducible transcriptional repressor HrcA: MGSADDRRFEVLRAIVADFVATKEPIGSKTLVERHNLGVSSATVRNDMAVLEAEGYITQPHTSSGRVPTEKGYREFVDRLDDVKPLSSAERRAILKFLETGVDLDDVLRRAVRLLAQLTRQVAIVQYPTLSTSSVRHLEVVALTPARLLLVVITDTGRVDQRIVELGDAIDEHELATLRDLLGQALEGKRLSAASVAVSDLATHLSGSPGMSHRLADAVGRSATVLVETLVEHTEERLLLGGTANLTRNTADFGGSLRSVLEALEEQVVVLRLLAAQQEAGKVTVRIGHETEAEQMAGTSVVTTAYGSSGKVYGGMGVVGPTRMDYPGTIANVAAVALYIGEVLGTR, translated from the coding sequence ATGGGTAGTGCCGACGACCGCCGCTTCGAGGTGCTGCGCGCCATCGTCGCCGACTTCGTCGCCACCAAGGAGCCGATCGGCTCCAAGACCCTGGTGGAGCGACACAACCTCGGGGTGTCCAGTGCGACCGTCCGCAACGACATGGCCGTCCTGGAGGCCGAGGGGTACATCACCCAGCCGCACACCAGTTCCGGGCGCGTCCCCACGGAGAAGGGCTACCGCGAGTTCGTCGACCGCCTCGACGACGTCAAACCGCTGTCGTCGGCCGAACGTCGGGCGATCCTCAAGTTCCTCGAGACCGGCGTCGACCTCGACGACGTGCTGCGCCGGGCGGTGCGCCTGCTGGCGCAGTTGACCCGTCAGGTCGCGATCGTGCAGTACCCGACCCTGTCCACCTCGTCGGTCCGCCACCTGGAGGTGGTGGCGCTCACGCCGGCACGCCTGCTGCTGGTCGTCATCACCGACACCGGCCGCGTCGATCAGCGCATCGTCGAACTCGGCGATGCAATCGACGAGCACGAACTCGCGACCCTGCGCGATCTGCTGGGCCAGGCACTGGAGGGTAAGCGGCTCTCCGCCGCGTCGGTGGCGGTCTCGGACCTCGCCACCCATCTGAGCGGCAGTCCCGGGATGTCGCACCGGTTGGCCGACGCTGTGGGCCGCTCGGCGACCGTGCTGGTCGAGACCCTGGTCGAGCACACCGAGGAGCGGCTGCTGCTCGGCGGCACCGCGAACCTCACCCGCAACACCGCCGATTTCGGCGGCTCGCTGCGGTCGGTTCTCGAAGCGCTCGAGGAGCAGGTGGTGGTGCTGCGGTTGCTCGCCGCGCAGCAGGAGGCGGGCAAGGTCACCGTGCGGATCGGTCACGAGACCGAGGCCGAGCAGATGGCGGGCACGTCGGTGGTCACCACCGCGTACGGCAGTTCGGGCAAGGTCTACGGCGGCATGGGTGTGGTGGGTCCCACACGGATGGACTATCCGGGAACTATCGCTAATGTCGCTGCGGTTGCTTTGTACATAGGTGAGGTCCTGGGCACGCGATGA
- the dnaJ gene encoding molecular chaperone DnaJ has product MARDYYGLLGVSKGASDQEIKRAYRKLARELHPDVNPDEEAQARFKEISAAYEVLSDPEKRRIVDLGGDPLESAGASGGNGFGAGFGGLGDVFEAFFGGGGGSRGPIGRVRPGSDSLLRMRLDLAECATGVTKQVTVDTAVLCDLCHGKGTHGTSTPATCDTCGGRGEIQTVQRSLLGQVMTTRPCPVCGGVGEVIPDPCHRCGGDGRVRARREISVKIPAGVGDGMRVRLAAQGEVGPGGGPAGDLYVEVHEKPHDVYVRDGDDLHCTVSVPMVDAALGTTVSVDDILGGPLELIIAAGTQPGAVSTLRGHGMPHLRSGVRGDLHAHIDVVVPAKLDHTDIELLRQLKEHRSRDVAEVRTSSSPAASNAGGLFSRLRETFTGR; this is encoded by the coding sequence GTGGCACGCGATTATTACGGCCTGCTCGGAGTGAGCAAGGGCGCCAGCGATCAGGAGATCAAGCGCGCCTATCGCAAGCTCGCCCGCGAGCTGCACCCCGACGTCAACCCCGACGAGGAGGCGCAGGCGCGGTTCAAGGAGATCAGCGCCGCCTATGAGGTGCTGTCCGATCCCGAGAAGCGGCGGATCGTCGACCTCGGTGGTGACCCGCTCGAGAGTGCGGGCGCCTCGGGCGGGAATGGATTCGGCGCCGGTTTCGGTGGGCTGGGCGATGTGTTCGAGGCGTTCTTCGGCGGTGGCGGCGGCTCCCGCGGACCCATCGGACGGGTCCGGCCGGGCTCGGACTCCCTGCTGCGGATGCGGTTGGACCTGGCCGAATGCGCGACCGGTGTGACCAAGCAGGTCACCGTCGACACCGCCGTGCTGTGCGACCTGTGCCACGGTAAGGGCACCCACGGCACCTCCACCCCCGCGACGTGCGACACCTGCGGCGGCCGCGGTGAGATCCAGACCGTGCAGCGCTCGCTGCTGGGCCAGGTCATGACGACGCGGCCGTGCCCGGTGTGCGGCGGCGTCGGCGAAGTGATCCCCGATCCGTGCCACCGCTGCGGCGGCGACGGCCGCGTCCGCGCCCGGCGTGAGATCAGCGTCAAGATCCCGGCCGGGGTCGGTGACGGCATGCGCGTGCGGCTGGCCGCCCAGGGTGAGGTCGGACCCGGCGGGGGACCGGCGGGGGACCTGTACGTCGAGGTGCACGAGAAGCCGCACGACGTGTACGTCCGCGACGGCGACGACCTGCACTGCACGGTGTCGGTGCCGATGGTCGACGCCGCGCTGGGCACCACCGTCAGCGTCGACGACATCCTCGGCGGTCCGCTCGAACTCATCATCGCCGCCGGTACCCAGCCGGGCGCGGTGTCGACGCTGCGCGGCCACGGTATGCCGCACCTGCGGTCGGGTGTCCGGGGCGACCTGCACGCCCACATCGACGTGGTGGTGCCGGCCAAGCTGGACCACACCGACATCGAGCTGCTGCGCCAGCTCAAGGAGCATCGCAGCCGGGACGTCGCCGAGGTCCGCACCAGCAGTTCACCGGCCGCGTCGAACGCCGGCGGACTGTTCAGCCGGCTGCGCGAGACGTTCACCGGCCGCTAG
- a CDS encoding 16S rRNA (uracil(1498)-N(3))-methyltransferase codes for MRDLFYVDALPGLGELAVVDGDAGFHATNVRRTRAGEHLDLGDGDGTVAHCVVEDVGKGRLTARVLERRTVTPPAPAVTVVQAIPKSDRAELAVESATEAGADAVLAWQAARCVARWDGAAKVDKGLRRWRAVVRSAARQSRRAHIPPVDGVVTTAELVCRVTAEVADGATVLVLHESATGPLTGVDLTQARAVTLIVGPEGGIADEELDALTAAGAVAVRLGPTVLRTSTAAAVGLGALGVLTPRWR; via the coding sequence GTGCGCGACCTCTTCTATGTCGACGCGCTGCCCGGCCTCGGTGAGCTCGCCGTCGTCGACGGCGACGCCGGTTTTCACGCCACCAACGTGCGGCGCACCCGTGCCGGTGAACACCTCGACCTGGGTGATGGCGACGGCACCGTGGCGCACTGCGTGGTCGAGGACGTCGGCAAGGGCCGGCTGACCGCACGCGTGCTGGAACGCCGCACCGTCACACCACCCGCGCCGGCAGTGACCGTCGTCCAGGCGATCCCCAAATCCGACCGCGCGGAGCTGGCGGTGGAGTCGGCCACCGAGGCCGGCGCCGACGCGGTTCTCGCGTGGCAGGCCGCCCGCTGCGTGGCGCGCTGGGACGGAGCCGCCAAGGTGGACAAGGGTCTGCGGCGCTGGCGTGCGGTGGTCCGCTCCGCGGCGCGGCAGTCGCGGCGCGCCCACATCCCGCCGGTCGACGGTGTGGTGACGACGGCCGAGCTGGTGTGCCGGGTGACCGCCGAGGTGGCCGACGGCGCGACGGTGTTGGTCCTGCACGAATCCGCCACCGGCCCGCTGACGGGCGTGGATCTGACGCAGGCCCGGGCGGTGACCCTGATCGTGGGACCCGAGGGCGGGATCGCCGACGAGGAGCTCGATGCCCTGACGGCGGCGGGGGCGGTGGCGGTCCGCCTCGGTCCGACGGTGTTGCGCACCTCGACCGCGGCGGCGGTCGGGCTCGGCGCACTAGGGGTGCTGACGCCGCGCTGGCGGTAG
- a CDS encoding DUF998 domain-containing protein, translated as MIPRPRAAATAWILGATAYLTAEAVTAAAYRPSYSYVRDYISELGAPGQPWAALMNIAFVVQGVLFLSGAVLVSGSRHRMLTAFAVANAVGNILVGTVPAGGGVLHIVGAALAIGGGNAAALAGASLRPGRTFRLFSRVIGGFGLASLGALGVQTWTGIVMLPDPVWERASVYPILTWQVCAAASLVGALPPARRQHP; from the coding sequence ATGATCCCCCGCCCCCGCGCCGCAGCGACCGCCTGGATTCTCGGTGCGACGGCCTATCTGACGGCTGAGGCGGTCACCGCCGCGGCGTACCGGCCGTCCTACAGCTACGTCCGTGACTACATCAGCGAACTCGGTGCGCCCGGTCAGCCCTGGGCCGCGCTGATGAATATCGCGTTCGTCGTGCAGGGCGTGTTGTTCCTGTCGGGTGCGGTGCTGGTGAGCGGATCGCGCCACCGGATGCTGACGGCGTTCGCGGTGGCCAACGCGGTCGGCAACATCCTGGTCGGGACCGTGCCCGCGGGCGGGGGCGTGCTGCACATCGTCGGCGCGGCGCTCGCGATCGGCGGCGGCAATGCGGCCGCACTCGCCGGTGCGTCACTGCGGCCCGGTCGCACCTTCCGGTTGTTCTCGAGGGTGATCGGCGGGTTCGGCCTGGCCAGCCTCGGAGCGCTGGGTGTGCAGACGTGGACCGGGATCGTCATGCTGCCCGATCCGGTGTGGGAGCGCGCGAGCGTCTACCCGATCCTGACGTGGCAGGTGTGCGCCGCCGCTTCGTTGGTGGGGGCACTACCGCCAGCGCGGCGTCAGCACCCCTAG
- a CDS encoding PhoH family protein — protein MTPRETNADSSGSSPAPRTGPSTGTPVRSSIDVPPDLVMGLLGSADENLRALEGLLSADVHVRGNALTLTGEPADVALAERVVSELVAIVSSGQHLTPEAIRHSVAMLTGTGDESPAEVLTLDILSRRGKTIRPKTLNQKHYVDAIDAHTIVFGIGPAGTGKTYLAMAKAVSALQTKQVSRIILTRPAVEAGERLGFLPGTLSEKIDPYLRPLYDALHDMMDPELIPKLMSAGVIEVAPLAYMRGRTISDAFIILDEAQNTTAEQMKMFLTRLGFNSKIVVTGDITQMDLPGGAESGLRAAMRILDNIDDIHFAELTSADVVRHRLVGEIVDAYARFEEPAQLNRAQRRASNGRSRR, from the coding sequence GTGACGCCCCGCGAAACGAACGCTGACTCGTCCGGGTCATCTCCGGCCCCCAGGACGGGACCGTCGACCGGCACCCCGGTACGCAGCAGCATTGATGTTCCGCCCGATCTCGTCATGGGCCTGCTCGGCTCCGCCGACGAGAACCTGCGAGCCCTCGAAGGACTGCTGTCGGCAGACGTCCATGTCCGCGGCAACGCACTCACCCTCACCGGTGAACCCGCCGATGTCGCGCTCGCGGAACGGGTGGTCTCCGAACTGGTCGCCATCGTCTCCAGTGGCCAGCATCTGACCCCGGAGGCAATCCGGCACAGCGTGGCGATGCTCACCGGCACCGGCGACGAGTCACCCGCCGAGGTGCTCACGCTGGACATCCTGTCGCGGCGCGGCAAGACCATCCGGCCCAAGACGCTGAACCAGAAGCACTATGTCGACGCCATCGACGCGCACACCATCGTGTTCGGCATCGGTCCGGCCGGCACCGGTAAGACCTACCTCGCGATGGCCAAGGCCGTCAGTGCCCTGCAGACCAAGCAGGTCAGCCGCATCATCCTGACTCGTCCCGCCGTCGAAGCCGGTGAGCGCCTCGGCTTCCTGCCCGGCACGCTCAGCGAGAAGATCGACCCGTATCTGCGGCCCCTCTACGACGCGTTGCACGACATGATGGATCCGGAGCTGATCCCGAAGCTGATGAGCGCCGGTGTCATCGAGGTGGCGCCGCTGGCGTACATGCGGGGCAGGACGATCTCGGACGCGTTCATCATCCTCGACGAGGCGCAGAACACCACCGCCGAGCAGATGAAGATGTTCCTCACCCGCCTCGGCTTCAACTCGAAGATCGTCGTCACCGGTGACATCACCCAGATGGATCTGCCCGGCGGTGCGGAGTCGGGTCTGCGCGCGGCGATGCGCATCCTCGACAACATCGACGACATCCACTTCGCCGAACTCACCAGCGCCGACGTCGTCCGTCACCGCCTGGTCGGCGAAATCGTCGACGCGTACGCCAGATTCGAGGAGCCCGCACAGCTGAACCGGGCCCAGCGGCGCGCGTCCAACGGCCGGTCGCGGCGGTAG
- the ybeY gene encoding rRNA maturation RNase YbeY → MSIEVSNESGIDVSEEELISVARFVIEKMNVNPAAELSMVLLDTSSMADLHMRWMDLPGPTDVMSFPMDELEPGGRPDAPEPGPAMLGDIVLCPEFAAKQAETAGHSLGHELALLTVHGVLHLLGYDHAEPDEEKEMFALQRELLEEWVAHQVEAYHLDRQTERDRRLLDKSRYFDE, encoded by the coding sequence ATGAGCATCGAGGTGTCCAACGAATCGGGCATCGACGTCTCCGAGGAGGAGTTGATCAGCGTCGCCCGGTTCGTCATCGAGAAGATGAACGTCAACCCGGCCGCCGAACTGTCGATGGTCCTGCTCGACACGTCGTCGATGGCCGATCTGCACATGCGCTGGATGGATCTGCCCGGCCCGACCGACGTGATGAGCTTCCCGATGGACGAGCTCGAACCCGGCGGCCGCCCCGATGCGCCCGAACCGGGTCCCGCCATGCTCGGCGACATCGTGCTGTGCCCCGAATTCGCCGCGAAACAGGCGGAGACGGCGGGCCATTCGCTGGGCCACGAACTGGCGCTGCTGACGGTGCACGGCGTCCTGCACCTGCTGGGCTACGACCACGCCGAACCCGACGAGGAGAAAGAGATGTTCGCGTTGCAGCGTGAACTGCTCGAGGAGTGGGTGGCCCATCAGGTCGAGGCGTATCACCTCGACCGTCAGACCGAGCGAGACCGGCGGCTGCTCGACAAGTCCCGGTACTTCGACGAATGA
- a CDS encoding hemolysin family protein — protein MSGLPQLIGVIALVAFGGLFAAIDAALSTVSMARVEELVREERPGAVRLQRVMHERPRYINLIVLLRIACEVTATVLLAAYLDGHLGVSWGLTAAAAIMVVASFVAVGVGPRTVGRQNAYPIALYTALPLQAISVLLTPISRLLVLIGNALTPGRGFRNGPFASEIELREVVDLAQQRGVVADDERRMIQSVFELGDTAAREVMVPRTEMVWIESDKTAGQATSLAVRSGHSRIPVIGENVDDVVGVVYLKDLVQQTYYSVNGGRDTTVAQVMRDPVFVPDSKPLDELLREMQRDRYHMALLVDEYGAIAGLVTIEDVLEEIVGEIADEYDTDEVAPVEELGNREYRVSARLPIEDLGELYDIEFGEDLDVDTVGGLVAFELGRVPLPGAEITWDGLRLKAEGGPDHRGRVRIGTVLVSPTEPEHDDETEPEERGD, from the coding sequence ATGAGCGGACTTCCCCAACTCATCGGAGTGATCGCGCTCGTCGCGTTCGGTGGGCTGTTCGCGGCGATCGACGCCGCGCTGAGCACGGTGTCCATGGCCCGGGTCGAGGAACTCGTACGCGAGGAACGGCCGGGAGCCGTGCGGTTGCAGCGGGTGATGCACGAACGGCCCCGCTACATCAACCTCATCGTGCTGCTGCGGATCGCCTGCGAGGTAACCGCGACCGTGCTGCTCGCCGCCTACCTGGACGGCCACCTCGGCGTGAGCTGGGGACTGACCGCGGCCGCGGCCATCATGGTGGTCGCCAGCTTCGTCGCCGTCGGCGTCGGGCCGCGCACCGTCGGGCGCCAGAACGCCTATCCCATCGCGCTGTACACCGCGCTTCCGCTGCAGGCCATCTCGGTGCTGCTCACCCCGATCAGCCGCCTGCTGGTGTTGATCGGCAACGCGCTGACCCCCGGCCGCGGATTCCGCAACGGGCCGTTCGCCTCGGAGATCGAACTGCGTGAGGTCGTCGACCTGGCCCAGCAGCGCGGCGTGGTGGCCGACGACGAGCGCCGGATGATCCAGTCGGTGTTCGAACTCGGCGACACCGCGGCTCGCGAGGTGATGGTGCCGCGCACCGAGATGGTGTGGATCGAAAGTGACAAGACAGCCGGCCAGGCCACCTCACTCGCGGTCCGCAGCGGACACTCCCGCATCCCCGTCATCGGGGAGAACGTCGACGACGTGGTCGGCGTGGTGTATCTGAAAGACCTCGTCCAGCAGACGTATTACTCGGTCAACGGCGGCCGCGACACCACCGTCGCACAGGTCATGCGCGATCCGGTGTTCGTGCCGGACTCCAAACCGCTCGACGAACTGCTACGTGAGATGCAGCGCGACCGCTACCACATGGCGCTGCTGGTCGACGAGTACGGCGCCATCGCCGGGCTGGTCACCATCGAGGACGTCCTCGAGGAGATTGTGGGCGAGATCGCCGACGAGTACGACACCGACGAGGTGGCGCCGGTCGAAGAACTCGGCAACCGGGAGTACCGGGTGTCCGCGCGGCTGCCCATCGAGGACCTCGGCGAGCTCTACGACATCGAGTTCGGCGAGGATCTCGACGTCGACACCGTCGGCGGTCTGGTCGCCTTCGAACTCGGGCGCGTACCGCTGCCCGGCGCCGAGATCACCTGGGACGGCTTGCGGCTCAAGGCCGAAGGCGGCCCCGACCATCGCGGCCGGGTGCGCATCGGCACCGTCCTGGTCAGTCCCACCGAGCCAGAGCACGACGACGAGACCGAACCCGAGGAGCGCGGTGACTGA
- the era gene encoding GTPase Era yields the protein MSEFRSGFVCFVGRPNTGKSTLTNALVGTKVAITSNRPQTTRHTIRGIVHRDEFQIILVDTPGLHRPRTLLGQRLNDLVKTTYSEVDVIGLCIPADEAIGPGDRWIHEQIRAVAPRTTLVVIVTKIDKVPKDRVAAQLMAVSELIGPDAEIVPVSATTGEQLDVLTDVLAGKLPPGPAFYPDGELTDEPEETLMAELIREAALEGVRDELPHSLAVVIDEVSPREDRDDLIDVHAILYVERDSQKGIVIGKGGARLREVGTAARLQIEKLLGTKVYLDLRVKIAKNWQRDPKQLGRLGF from the coding sequence ATGAGCGAGTTCCGTTCGGGCTTCGTGTGTTTCGTCGGCAGGCCCAACACCGGCAAGTCGACCCTGACCAACGCGCTCGTCGGCACCAAGGTGGCGATCACGTCCAACCGGCCGCAGACCACCCGCCACACCATCCGCGGCATCGTGCACCGCGACGAGTTCCAGATCATCCTCGTCGACACGCCGGGTCTGCACCGGCCGCGCACGCTGCTGGGGCAGCGGCTCAACGACCTGGTCAAGACCACCTACTCCGAGGTCGACGTGATCGGCCTGTGCATCCCCGCCGACGAGGCGATCGGGCCGGGGGACCGGTGGATCCACGAGCAGATCCGCGCCGTCGCGCCGCGGACCACGCTGGTCGTGATCGTCACCAAGATCGACAAGGTGCCCAAGGACCGGGTCGCCGCGCAGTTGATGGCGGTCAGTGAACTGATCGGGCCCGACGCCGAGATCGTGCCCGTCTCGGCGACCACCGGTGAACAGCTCGACGTGCTGACCGACGTACTGGCCGGCAAGCTGCCGCCCGGCCCGGCGTTCTACCCCGACGGCGAACTGACCGACGAACCCGAAGAGACGCTGATGGCCGAGTTGATCCGCGAGGCCGCGCTCGAAGGTGTGCGCGACGAGCTGCCGCACTCGCTGGCGGTGGTCATCGACGAGGTGAGCCCGCGCGAGGACCGGGACGACCTCATCGACGTGCACGCCATCCTCTATGTCGAACGCGACAGCCAGAAGGGCATCGTGATCGGCAAGGGTGGCGCGCGGTTGCGCGAGGTGGGCACGGCCGCACGACTACAGATCGAGAAGCTGCTCGGCACGAAGGTCTACCTCGACCTGCGCGTGAAGATCGCCAAGAACTGGCAGCGCGACCCCAAACAGCTTGGCCGACTGGGCTTTTAA